In Streptomyces sclerotialus, the DNA window TCCTGGTGCGCGTACGCCTGGAGCGTGGTGGTGCGGGTGGCGCGGACCAGTTCGGCGAAGCCGGGGTCGCCGCCGGTCCGGATGCGCAGCGGCAGGGTGTTGACGAAGAAGCCGATGAGTTCGCTGAAGGCGGGGTGGTCGCGCCCGGAGACGGAGGTGCCGACGACGATGTCGTCCTGGCCGGTCCAGCGGCGCAGGGTCGCGGCGAAGCCGGCCAGCATGGTCATGTAGAGCGTGGCGCCTTCGGCCTTGCCGAACTCGCGCAGCCGGCTGATGAGTCCGGCGGGCAGGTCGATGTAGCGGGAGGCCCCGGCGTGGCCGAAGACGGGCGGCCGGGGGCGGTCGGTGGGCAGGTCCACCGGTGCCGCGCCGTCGAGTTCGGTGCGCCAGAATCCGGTGAGCTGAGCCAGCCGGTCCCCGCTGACGCGCCGGCGCTGCCAGGCGGCGAAGTCGGCGTACTGGAGAGCGAGTTCGGGCAGGGCTTCGGCGGCGGCGCCGACCCGCGCCGCGTAGCCGCGCTCCAGTTCGGTGTAGAGCAGCCGCATCGACCAGCCGTCGGTGACGATGTGGTGGAGGTTGAGGACCAGGACGTGGTCGTCGGGCGCGAGCCGGCCGAGCGAGGCGCGCAGGGGTGCGGCGCCCGCGAGGTCGAAGGGGGCCGCGGCGTCCGCGTCGTAGAACGGCCGGACGGCACTCTCGTCGGGCAGTTCGGTGACGGGCAGGGGCAGCCGGAAGTCACCCAGCACCCGGGGCTCGGCCTCTTCGGCGCCCGGCCGGTCGGCGTAGACGGTGCGCAGCACCTCGTGCCGGTCGACGATCTCCTGGAGCGTGGCGTGCAGCGCGGGGACGTCGAGGGGCCCGCGGATACGGGTGGCGACCGGCACGTTGTACGCGGGGCTGCCGGGCTGGAGCTGGTCGATGAACCACAGCCGCCGCTGGGCGAAGGAGAGCGTGGGCGGCTCCGCGGCGTCCCGGCGGGCCGGCGCGGGGTCCTCCGGCGTGGCGGCACGGCTCCCGTTGCGGCCGGCGAGGGCCTGGAACAGTGCCCGGCGGGCCTTCGGCAGTGCGGCTATGCGTTCGGCGAGGGACTCGCTCACCTTGAGCCTCCGTGCGTGTTCGGGAGCGGGACGGTGCGAGGGGGTGGGTGGTTCGCGGCAGGGGGACGCGTACGGCGGGCTCCGCGCGAGCCGCCGCGGGTGCCTCGGCGGGGTTTCCGGCGGGGTTTCCTCGTACGGGGCGAGTGGGTGCCGGCCGGCACCCACTCCCCCAAGGGCGTCGCGCGTCGGGCGGTCAGGCGGTGATCTTGGCGTTGTCCTCGTGGCCGCCCGTGGTGGCGGCCGCCGCGGCGGTCTTCTCCTCGGGCGTGTCGCCGCCCGGCATGTCCTTGATCCGGGCGACCGGCCCGGCCAGCAGGGTCAGACCGCCGAGGACGGCGATCGCGCCGGCCACCGCGAGGCCCGCGGTGAGGCCGATCGCCTCGCCCAGCGCGCCGCCCGCGAAGTAGCCGAGCGACAGGGCGCCGTACACCGCGGCGAGCGCGGAACCGCTGACGCGGCCCATCTGCTCGTTCGGGGTGACCCCCTGCACCAGGCTCAGGACGTGGATGTCGAACATCGGCGAGACGAATCCGATGACGGCCTGGACCACGATCAGCCCGATGAACCCGGCGGCCGCGCCGCCCGTCGGCACCAGGATGTAGCCGGCGCCGAGCACGACGGCGGTCAGCACCAGGGTGCGGCCGAGCGTGAGCCCCTTGGCGACCTGCTCGGAGAGGACCGCGCCGACGATCACGAAGACCGACATCACGGCGAAGGCCGCGCCGACCTGGCCGGGGCTCAGGTGCAGCGTCTTGTACGCGTACACCACCAGCAGCGCGTCACCCATCGCGGCACCGAGGTTGACCACGACGTTGGCGGTGAACAGGCCGCGCAGGATCGGGTTGCCGAAGAGGGTGCGCAGGCCCTCCTTCATCTCGGCCTTGGCGGAGGCCTTGCGCTCCTCGGTCCGCTCACGGGTGTCGCGGTGGCGGATGACGAGCAGCGCGATCAGCGAGACCAGGAAGGTGAACGCGTCCGCCGTGATGGCGCGCGCGGCGCCGAGCAGCTGGATCAGCGCACCGCCGGCACCGGCGCCGACGGCCTCGGCGACGCTGCGGCTGATCTGCAGTTTGGTGTTGCCCTCGACGAGGTTCTCGGTACCGATCAGCTGTGGCAGCCAGGACTGGTAGGAGACCTCGAAGAAGGTGGTGAGACAGCCGGTGACGGCCGCCACGAGGTAGACGTGGGTCATGCTGACGGAGTCGAGGGCGAACGCCAGCGGGATCGTACCCAGGGCGAGGAAGCGCCCCAGGTCGGCCACGATCATGACCATGCGGCGCGAGACCCGGTCCGCCACGAGACCGGCGACCGGCGCCAGCAGCACGAAGGGGAGGAAGCGCAGCGCGCCGAGCACGCCGACCTCGAATGCTCC includes these proteins:
- a CDS encoding MFS transporter, which gives rise to MALGRHSDFNRLWFGQTVSNFGDKISLLALPTLAVVVLGGGAFEVGVLGALRFLPFVLLAPVAGLVADRVSRRMVMIVADLGRFLALGTIPLAFALDSVSMTHVYLVAAVTGCLTTFFEVSYQSWLPQLIGTENLVEGNTKLQISRSVAEAVGAGAGGALIQLLGAARAITADAFTFLVSLIALLVIRHRDTRERTEERKASAKAEMKEGLRTLFGNPILRGLFTANVVVNLGAAMGDALLVVYAYKTLHLSPGQVGAAFAVMSVFVIVGAVLSEQVAKGLTLGRTLVLTAVVLGAGYILVPTGGAAAGFIGLIVVQAVIGFVSPMFDIHVLSLVQGVTPNEQMGRVSGSALAAVYGALSLGYFAGGALGEAIGLTAGLAVAGAIAVLGGLTLLAGPVARIKDMPGGDTPEEKTAAAAATTGGHEDNAKITA